From the Deinococcus sonorensis KR-87 genome, the window GCTCAGCACGCGCGAGCCGTCCAGCGCCGCTACCCAGCCTTCCAACGTCAGCACGCCGTTCTTGATGGTGGCGTGCGCGCCCACCGGGGCCATGCAGCCGGCGCCCAGCCCCGCCAGGAACTCGCGCTCCGCCGTGACCCGGTCGTCGGTGGTGCGGTCGTGGATGGCGTAGGCCACCTCCACCGAGAGGTCGTCGTCGCTGCGGGTTTCCAGCGCCAGGGCGCCCTGGCCCGGCGCCGGCAGCAGGATGCCCGGCTCGATGAACTCGTCGATGCGGTGGCGCTGCTCGGTGCGGATCAGGCCAGCCGCCGCCAGGATGATCGCGTCGTACTCGTCGCCGCCCAGCGCCGCCAGCCGCGTGTCGATGTTGCCGCGCAGGTCCTTGACGATCAGGTCCGGGCGAAACGCCTGCAGGAAGGCCCGCCGGCGCACGCTGCTGGTGCCGATGCGGGCGCCCTGCGGCAGCTCCGCGAGGCGCTTCATGCCTTCCCGGCCCACCAGCACGTCACGCGCGTCCACACGTTTGGGAATGCTGGCCACCTCCAGCTCGTCCGGCTGGCTGGTCGGCAGGTCCTTGAGGCTGTGCACGGCGATGTCGATGCGCTTGTTCAGCAGCGCGTCCTCAATCTCCTTGACCCACAGGCCCTTGTTGCCCTTCTCCACCAGACTGCTCAGTGACTCGCGGCTCCGGTCGCCCTTGGTGCTGATGGTCTGGATCCGGAAATCGGTATCCGGCCATTCTTCCTTGAGGCGGGCCACAACCCAGTGCGTCTGCGCGAGAGCCAGGGTGCTGCCCCGCGTACCGACCGTGATAGAACGCATAACCCAGGCATTATAGGCACAAGTGGGCGCCAGATGAACGCCTGTGAAGCCATACAGAAAGCGGGCGACCCTGGGCGCGGCGTTTCCGCACCGGTATCGCCCGCCCGGATGGCTGGGGCACAAGGATTCGAACCTAGACTAACAGTTCCAAAGACTGCTGTGCTGCCTTTACACCATGCCCCACCAAGGCTGTCTTCAGCCCTGGGAGTATAGACGCCGCGCGTGCAGCCGGTCAAGGAAGGGTGCTCCTCAACGGCCGTACACCACCCGCCGCAGCAGCGCCTCCATCGGCCCGCGCCGGAAGCGGCGCAGCAGCGGCGCGGAAATCCACAGCTGCACCGCCCCCAGCGCCAGCGCGATCAGCAGGCACGGCAGCGCGCCCAGCCGCGCATACAGGCCCAGGCCGTACGGGTAGAACAGCGTGGTCATCAGCAGCGACTGGGTCAGGTAGTGGGTCAGGGCCAGTTGACCGGCGGCGGCAAAGCGGCGCAGCCCGCCGGCCTGACCTGCCGCGACCGCCAGCCCGACCAGCCCCACGTACCCGAGCCCCAGCGCCAGCCCGCCCGACATCCGCACCGGCACCGCCCAGTACCCGGCCTGGGCGGTGGACAGGCTGTTCAGCCACGCGAGCAGCAGGCCCAGCGGCACCCCCAGCGCCACCCCGCCCCAGGCCAGCCGCCGCAGCAGCGGCCGGTGCTCGGCGGGCCGCTGCAGCACGCCCGCCTGCTGGGCCGCCGCGCCCAGCAGCAGCAGGCACAGCAGCCAGGGGGCGTTGTAGAGCAGGTTGTCAGTGAAGGTGGACAGGTAGCTGCTGGCGCGCTGCTGCACCAGCGGCAGGTAGTGCTGCAGGTCAGCGGTGCGCTGCACCGTGGTCCAGCGGTGCAGTGCCGGAACCGCGAGCGCTTCCAGGCTGCGGGCCAGCAGCCAGTACGCGCCCAGCGCGGCAGCAAGCACGGTCAGCCGCCCGCTGCTCAGGCGCAGGGTCAGCGGCACCAGCAACAGCAGGCCCAGCAGGGCGTAGCTGGCGATGATGTCGCCGTGCCACAGCAGCACCGCGTGCAGGCTGCCCAGCGCCAGCAGCACCAGCAGGCGCCGCAGCAGTAGGGCCAGGTCGTGCCGGGCCAGCAGGGCGGCCACCCCAGCTCCGAACAGCATGGCAAAGATGCTGATGAAGCGGCCGTTGAACAGCACGTCAATCACCACCTGGGCCACCCGGTCCGCGCCGTGCTGCCGCCACTCGTCGTAGCCGGCAAAATCCTGCATGTTGACCCACAGGATGCCCAGGATGGCCAGGCCGCGCAGGATGTCCGGCAACGGGTGGCGTTCGGTGGGGCGGACGGCGCTGGAGATCACTCCTGCATCATGGCACCATGCAGAGCGTCCCGGAACTCAGACAGGCGTGTGCGGCCCTGCGCGGCAGCACCGAAACGTTTCCCTTCGGCCCCGACACGCTGGTGTGGAAGGTGGGTGGGCGCATCTACGCGCTGTGCGGCCTGCAGGACGACCCGCTGACCCTCAGCGTCAAGGGCGTGCCGGAGCAGGCAGAGCAGCTGCGGGCCGAGCATCCGGCCATTGCGCCCGGCTATCACCTCAACAAGCGGCACTGGCACACCCTGACGCTGGACGGTTCCCTGCCCGGACCGCTGGTGCTGGAGCTGCTGCAGGGAAGCTACGCCCTGGTGGTCGCGGGCCTGCCGCGCGCCGTCCGGGCCACGCTCGGCTGAGCGCGGGTCACGGCACCAGAACGCAGCCGCTTAACGCCGGCTGGCCGCCCTGGGTGCGGCGCATGGTGGCGGTGTTGCCCCGGCTGAACCACGCGAACTGGGCATTCTGATAATGGGTGCCGCTGGCGTCGCGCACCAGCCGCAGAATGCGTGTCCGCCCGGCGAAGGTGACGCGGGCGGTGCCGGTGCGCTGCTCCACCTGCACCTGCACGCCGCCCTGGCAGCGGTAGGTGGCCCGGGCGATCACAGGGTCCGCCGGGGCGGCCGCGGACGGTGGGGGACCGCCGTCCGCCCGCGCGGCTCCGGCAGCAAGGGCGGCGACACACGACAGCAGCAGCGGCCAGCGGGTGGAGCGGAGCGGGGTCATGGCTGAGTATGTCACTCGCGTCCCGGGCCCCGGAGAGGGGCGGATGAGCCGGGGTTCATGGGGCGCGGGCCGCCGGCGGTGCGGGCAACAGATCCGTGGCCACCACACCGAACTGCACCACCTGCCCCCCAGCGTTCAGGCCGATGATCAGGGTCCAGGTGCGGGGCGTCCCGCGCTCGAACCGGGCCGTGCGGGTGTAGTACTGCACCGGACCGTCCTGATGCAGCTCCTCACTCAGCAGTTGCCCCTCGTTCCCGTAGGCCCGCTGCCCGCCGGTCCGGTAGGCCAGGAAAGCCGGGTAGCTGCCCCACTGCGCCTGCACCTCGGGCGTGAAGGCCTTCCAGAGCGGGGCCATCTGCCCGGCATACAGGTGCCGGGTCAGGGTGCGGGCACGGTCCAGGGCCACGGACCGGGGCGTGGAGGCCGGCTTCGGGGGCCGCCTTACCAGCGGGTGCGCCTGAACCACCGGCTCCGCTGCAGGGGGGGCCGGGGTGCTGGGCCGGGTCGGCACGGAGGCCACGGTGGGCGTCGTCTGGGGCGCGGGGCTGTGAGTCACGGACCGCTGGGCCGGGTGCCGCAGCAGGGTCAGCAGTCCTGGCCCGCCGAACACCGCCAGCGCGGCGAGCGCCGGCAGGGTGGCGATGGCAAATTCGGTGGCTCGGCCCACAGCGTCCTCCAGATGCCCCAGGATAGAGGGGGGCAGATGGGCTGGATGTGACCTGTGCCTGGCCCTCAGTCCGGCGTGTGCAGTTTGGCGCGCTGATGCGGCAGCACCCCTCCGGTGACCATTCCGAACGACACCACGCGGCCGCTGCCGTCCAGCCCGAAGATCACGGTGGTGCCGCCCGGCGCGTTCTTGAAGCGGGCCAGCCGGCTGTAGTACGTCACGCCCCGGCCGCGCGTCACGGTCTCGTCCAGCACCGCCGTTTCGTTGCCCAGCCGCTTCAGGGTGGCCCGCTGATACGCCTGCAGCCGGTTCAGGCTGAGCCAGCGCGCCCGCGCCGGCGGCAGGAAGGCGGCCCACACCCGGGGCAGCTCACCGTGATACAGCTGCCGGGTCAGCGCCCGTCCGCGGGTCAGTTCGGTGGCGGGCGCCGGGGCCGGGGCTTGTGGGTGGACGGTCGGCGTGGGCGCGGCCGCTGCGGGCCGGGGCACGGCCCGCGCCACGGGCACCGGCTTCGGTCGGACGACCGGCGCGGTGGCGACGCGGTGCGGCGTGGCCTGGGCGTGGGGCCGAACCGTCACCGCGTTGGCCGGCGCGGGTGTCGGCCGGGTGCGTGTGGTCGCCGGGTGCGCCGGTGTCTGGGCCGGTTTTGCCACAGCTGGTTTTGAAGGAGTCGGTCTGGCTGCGGCAGGTGTGGTGGGGGCTGGCTTCGTTGCCAGTTTCGTCTGCGCTGGCCTGGTCGCGGTGGGCTTCGCGGGGACCGGGCGGTGAACCGTGGGCGCCGGGGTGGCCTTCACCGGAGCCGATTTCACCGGCGCGGGTGTGGGCCGGGCGCGGGCCGCCGGAGCCGGCTGAACCCGGGTGGTCGGGTGCGCGGCGGACGGGTGCCGTACAGGTGGGGAGGCACGGGCCGCCGGATGCGGCGTGGCCGGACGAACGGTGGCCGGATGCTTCACGGGGGCCCGGGTGAGGGGGTCGGCGACGGCCGTGGGCCGGGGGAGGGGGGCCGCCTGCCGCGTGGGCCGGGCCGGAATCTGGGCCGCCGGGGGCGCGGGCGGAGTGGGGAGCGCTTTGGCCGGGGTCTGCAGCGCGGGCACTGCACCGCCGCTGCTCAGCAGGGGTACCGCGCTGGGCCGGTGCGGGGCGCTCAGCGGGATGGGTGTGGCGAGCCCCGGCGCCGGATCGTGGTTGAGCAGCCTCGACAGGTCGCCGGCAAAGAACGCGGCGACGGCCAGCACCGCCGGTACCGTGGCAATCACAAGCTCGGTCGTTCGCGTCATCGGGTCCCTGCCTTTGCCTCAGAGTACGGGAGGGGGCCCCGGACCGCATGAGGAGCGGCAAGACTGCCTCCACAGTCTTGATGAAGCATGAATGGAGGCCGGCGGCCCTACAGCGGGATGTTGCCGTGCTTCTTGTATGGGCGCTGCTCCTGCTTGCGCTCCAGCATGGCGAACGTGGCGATCAGCCGGGCGCGGGTCTCCTCGATGGGAATCACGTCGTCGATGTAGCCCTTGCTGGCTGCCACGTAGGGGTTGTCGAAGGTCTCGCGGTACTCGCGGATCTTCTCGGCGCGCGTCTGCTCCGGCTGGTCGGAGCCGGCAATCTCGCGCCGGTACACGATGTTGGCGGCCCCCTCCGCGCCCATCACCGCCACCGCCGCCGTGGGCCAGGCGTAGACCACGTCCGCGCCCATGTCCTGGCTGTTCATGGCCAGGTACGCGCCGCCGTAGCTCTTGCGCGTGATCAGGGTGATCTTGGGGACGGTGGCCTCCGCATAGGCGTACAGCATCTTGGCCCCGTGCCGGATGATGCCGGCGTGTTCCTGCGCCACGCCCGGCAGGAAGCCGGTCACGTCCACCAGCGTCAGGATCGGGATGTTGTAGCAGTCGCAGGTGCGGATGAAGCGCGCCGCCTTGTCCGAGGCGTCGATGTTGAGTGTGCCGGCCATCACGCGCGGGTTGTTGGCCACGATGCCCACCACCTGCCCGCCCAGGTGCGCGAAGCCGCACAGGATGTTCCTGGCCCAATCCGGCTGGATCTCGAAGAACACCCCGTCGTCCACCACGCTCTCAATGACCCGGTGCATGGCGTAGGGCCGCCGCTGGTCCGGCGTGACCACCTCCAGCAGCTCAGTGTTCTGGCGTCCGGGCGGGTCCTGAGTGGGCCGCACCGGGGGCCGCTCGCGGGCGTTCTGCGGCAGGTAGGCCAGCAGCGCCCGCAGGCCCTCCAGGGTGGCCTCGTCGCCCTCGAACTCCAGGTGGGCCACGCCGCTCTTGCGGGTGTGCACGTCGGCGCCGCCCAGCGCGTCGAAGCTGACCTCCTCGCGCGTCACCGACTTGATCACCTCCGGGCCGGTGATGAACATGTAGCTGCTGCCCCGGCTCATCAGGATGAAATCGGTCAGGGCCGGGCTGTACACGGCGCCGCCCGCACACGGCCCCAGAATCGCGCTCAGCTGCGGCACGCTGCCGCTGTAGATGGCGTTGCGGTAGAAGATCTCGCCGTAGCCGGAGAGCGCGTCCACGCCCTCCTGGATGCGCGCGCCGGCACTGTCGTTCAGCCCGATGATCGGGCAGCCCACCTTGGCCGCGAGATCCATGATCTTGACGACCTTCTGGGCGTTGCGTTTGCCCAGCGACCCGCCCAGCACTGTGAAGTCCTGGCTGAACACGTACACCTGCCGGCCGTGGATGGTGCCGCTGCCGGTCACCACGCCCTCGCCGGGCGCCTCCACCCCGGTCATCAGCCGGGTGCCGTCGTGCTCCACGAAGGTCCCGAACTCCAGAAAGCTCCCGGGGTCCAGCAGCCGCTCCAGCCGTTCGCGGGCAGTAAGGCGGCCCGCGTCGCGCTGTTTCTGCTGCCGGGCCGGGCCGCCGCCCGCCTCGATCTTGCTGCGGCGCTGCTCCATCGCCGCGATCAGTTCCTGAAGCTCGACGTTCAGATTCGCTTGGTGGTCCGGCATGTGGGCCTCAGCATAGCGGGAAGCGGAGGGCAGGCCACACAGAAGCGCCCCGGCACAGCTCGCCGGGGCGCTTTGTCTGCTGCGCTTCAGCCGCGACCGTAGGGCTTGGCGGGCATGCCCGAGAGGGTGGCGCCGCTGGCCGGCAGCCCGGTGGAGGGCCGCCCCACTCCCTGCGGCTGCACCGACGACACGTCCGGGCCGCCCTGGCCGCTCAGGTTGGTGCTCATGGGGATCTGGGCGCTGGCATTCGGGTCGTTGGCGAGGCGCGCGAACTCCTTGCTGTCCACTGCCCGCTCCATGCCGGTGTCGTGCGAGATCACGCGGCGGCGGTACAGGCCCGCCAGGTAGGCGTCCATGGTGACCATGCCCTCGCGCAGCCCGGTCTGCATCACCGAGGTGATCTGGTAGGTCTTGCCCTCGCGGATCAGGGCGCGCACCGCCGGGTTGGCGATCAGCAGCTCATACGCCAGAATCCGTCCGCCGTCCATCCTGGGCAGCAGCTGCTGGGTCATGACCGCCACCAGGTTGTTGGCCAGCTGCACCCGGATCTGCTCCTGCTGCTCCTCCGGGAACACGTCCACGATGCGGTCGATGCTCTCCGGGGCGCTGTTGGTGTGCAGGGTACCCATCACCAGGTGCCCGGTCTCGGCGGCGGTCACGGCCGCCTTGATGGTCTCGTAGTCGCGCATCTCGCCCACCAGGATCACGTCGGGCGCCTGACGCAGCACCGCCCGCAGCGCGTTCTGGAAGTCCATGGTGTCGGAGCCGACCTCGCGCTGGTTCACGATGCTGTTCTTGTGCGGATGCATGAACTCGATCGGGTCCTCGATCGTCATGATGTGCATCTTCTTGTTCTGGTTGATGTAGTCGATCATGGCGGCCAGCGTGGTGCTCTTGCCGGAGCCGGTGGGGCCAGTCACCAGCACCAGTCCGCGCGGCGCGTTGGCAATCTCCACCACGTTCGGCGGCAGGCCCAGGTCGCCCACCGACTTGATGGTGGTGGGAATCAGACGCATCACGCCGCCCACCGACCCGCGCTGCATGAAGGTGTTGACGCGGAAGCGCGCCCGCTCGCCCAGCGCGAAGCTGAAGTCCAGCTCGCGCCGCTCCTCGAAGCTGCGCTGCTGCTTTTCGTTCATCATGCTGTACATCAGCTTGCGGGTGTCGGTGGCCGAGAGCTCGGCGAAATCGTAGCCGGTGTACACGCCGTGAATCTTGAACTGCGGCGGCAGTCCGGCCGTCACGATCACGTCGGAGGCGTTCTTCTCGGCGGCGAGGCGCAGGATATCGGTGATGTCGGTGGCAGTCTGCATAGGTGCTCCTTGGTGGACGGGCAGGGACAGCTCAGGCGCTGGTGACGGCCAGCACTTCTTCCAGGGTGGTGATGCCGGCCATGGCCTTCTCGATGCCGTCCTGGCGCAGCGTTTTCATGTTGCTCTGTTCGGTGGCGATGTCGCGCAGGTCGTTGGCCGAAAGGGCCTTGCCGATGCCGCGCCGCAGCGGGTCGTCGATGACCATCAGCTCGTGGATGCCCATGCGGCCCTTGTAGCCGGTGCCGCCGCAGCGCGGGCAGCCGGCGCCGCGGTACAGCGTGGCCCCGGTCAGCTCGCGCTCCCCGATGCCCAGCCGGCGCAGCACGTCCGGGTCGGCGTTGGTGGGCGTCCTGCACTCCTGACACACCTTGCGCACCAGCCGCTGCGCCAGCACCCCGATCAGCGCCGCGCCGATGTTGAAGTGCTCCACGCCCATCTCCTCCAGACGCGTGACCGCGCCGGGGGCGTCGTTGGTGTGCAGGGTGGCCAGCACCAGGTGGCCGGTCAGGGCCGCCTCGGTGGCGATCTTGGCGGTCTCGGCGTCGCGGATCTCGCCCACGAAGATGATGTCCGGGTCCTGTCGCAGGAAGGCGCGCAGGGCGCGGGCGAAGGTCATGCCGGCCACCGGGTTCACCTGCGACTGGTTGATGCCGGGAATCTCGTACTCCACCGGGTCCTCGATGGTGGTGGTGTTCTTCTCGGGCCGGGCGATGCGCTTCAGGATCGAGAAGCTGCTGAACGACTTGCCGGAGCCGGTGGGGCCGGTGATCAGGAAGATGCCGTTCGGTTTCTCGATCAGATCGGTGAAGCGCTGGAAGTTGTGCTCGCTGAGGCCCAGCTGCTCCACTTCCGGAATGTTGCTGGCCTTCTGCAGCAGACGCATCACGGCCTTCTCGCCGTAGAGGGTCGGCAGGGTCGAGAGACGCAGGTCCAGGTCGATGCTGCCCTTCTTGAAGCGCACGCGTCCGTCCTGCGGAATGCGCCGCTCGGCGATGTCCAGCTGCCCCAGGATCTTGATGCGGGCCAGCACGCTCTGCGCCGAGCCCTTGGGCAGTTCCATGTGGTCGCGCAGGTTGCCGTCCACCCGGTAGCGCACCCGCACGGCGGTCTCGCTGGGCTCGATGTGGATGTCCGAGGCCTCCTGCAGCGCCGCCTCACGGATGATGCTGTCCACCACCTTCACGACCGCGTTGTCGTCGAGGTTGGCCTGATCCTGGGCCGCCTCGCGCTCCTTCTCGCGGCCCCGGCTGTTCTTGGCCAGCTCCTCGTTCAGCGCCGCCATGTCCTGCGACCCGAAGTAGCGCTCGATCAGCCGGACGATGTCCTTCTCGGCCATCACGGCCGGCTGGATCTCGCGGCCGGTCAGCAGCCGCAGGTCGTCCAGCGCGAACACGTTGCGCGGGTCCTTCATGGCCACGACCAGCGCGTCGCCCTGCAGCCGCATCGGCACCACCACGTAGCGCCGGGCGGTGCTTTCGGGAATCAGCAGCGCCACCTTGGGGTCCGGCGGGCTCTGGACCGGGTCCAGGTACTCGTAGCCGAGCTGGGTGGCCAGCGAGCGCGCCAGCATCTCGGGGCTGAGCTTGCCCGACTGCACCAGCGTGTCTTCCAGCCGCCCGCCGCCCGCGTTCTGCTTCTGGATCGCGGCCTCAATCTCGTCGCTGGCCGCGAAGCCCAGGTCCACGATCACCTCGCCCAGCGGCTTGACCTTGCCGGTGCGGGCCTGCACCTGCAGCGCCTCGCGCAGCTGTTCGCGCGACAGCGTGCCCTGCTGCACCATCTGCTCCCCCAGCCGGCCGCGCTGCGGATAGGCGCGTTCGATCAGGGTGTCCACGTCGTCGGGGCGGGCCAGCAGCAGGTCCACCGGCTTGCCCATCAGCGCCTGAATGTCCTCGCGGCGGCGCGGGTCCGAGCCGATCACCGTGACCTTGCCGGCCGTCTCGTCCACCGGCACGGCCGAGAGGCGCAGCGCGTCGGCGCGCAGCAGCAGCCCCAGCACCTCCTCGTCGGGGTTGAAGTCCTTGGGGTTGCGGACGAACAGCGTGCCGGCCTGCTCGGCCAGCGTCTCGTACAGCTGCTCCTCGGTGATGAGCCGCATGTTGACCAGCAGCGCGCCCAGCGGATCGCCACTCTGTTTCTGGTGCTGCAGGGCGTCCTTGAGCTGCAGTTCGCTCAGCAGCCCACGGTTGATCAGGCGCTGGCCCAGCAGCGAGACGGTGCCGTCCTGGCCATCGGACGGCGCCGAAACGTTCAGTCCCAGTTCCGGGTAGTTCGCCGCGATGGCCCACTGCACCTGCTCACGCAGCGCCTGATACAGCTCCACGTTCAGCCCGCTGGCATCCTCGACCGTTTCCAGGTTGAGGTTGTTGAGCGGGTCCACGAAGGCCACCCGCAGGGTGTCGCCCTCCAGCGCGAAGGGGAAGGCCAGCGCGTTGTGCGCCACCTGCGCGGTCAGGCAGGCCAGGGCGGCCACGTCCGGGGTGACGGACGTCAGGTTGACCAGCGGAATGCCCAGCGCTTCCTCCACCGCCCGCGCGATGCGCTTCTCACCCACCATGCCGCCGTCGATCAGGATGTCGGCCAGCCGGCCACCCACCTCGGCGTGCCGGTCCAGGGCCCGTTGCAGGTCGGTGTCGTTCACGTAGCCCTGTTCAAGCAGGATTGCACCCAACCGCCGGTCACCAATCGAAAGCGCCATTATTTCTTCCTCCAGTCACGGCTGTACCAGTCGTGTCCATAACGTTTGAGTACGATGCGTTCCAGCCGCCGCGTCACGCGGGTGTGGGGCAGGGCGTTGTCGCTGATGGGCCGCACCATGATGGTGAACATGCCGTTGAGGTTGCCGCCCAGCACGTCGGTGAACAGCTGATCGCCCACCATCGCCACCTGACGCGCCGGCAGGTCCATCACCTGCAGGCCGCGCCGGTAGTGGCCCGGAAACGGCTTGGCCGCCATGCCCACCCCCTCGAAGCCCAGCCGCTCCAGCCAGAAGGCGGCCCGCTCGCGGGTGGCGTTGGACAGCAGGTACAGCCGGTACCCACCGCGCCGCAGATCGGCCGCCCAGGTCATCACCTCGTGGCGCTCCTCGTAGGAGCCGTAGGGAATCAGGGTGTTGTCCAGGTCCAGCAGCAGCCCCTTCAGGCCGTGCTGCTCCATGAATTCAGGCGTGATGCTGTACACGTCCGGCAGGATCACACGGGGGCGCAGGAGGCTCACAATCCCCCCAGAGACGCCGGACGGACCAGGGCGTCAACGGGCAGGCCGCCCTGCCCGGCGGAGCCCAACGCCTCCTGAGACGCGGAGTGGAGACGGCTGGCGGCGACCGTTCGCTCCGGTTCCCCGGCGTCCATCAGCGGGGTTCCGATCACGGCCCACATGCGGCCGGTGACGCCCTGGTCGCGGCGGTGACTGTAGAAGTCGGCCTCGGTGCTGCAGCGCCCCGACATCCAGATGTGCCCTTCTGGCACGCCCGCCTCCAGCAGCACCTGACGGTTGGCCCCGGCCAGGTCCAGGTGCCGGTCCTGCAGGTGTGTGCCGAGTTCCGCCTGAATAAAGGTCGCTTCCACCTCCGGCCCCACCTGATAGTGCCCGGCGCTGATGCCGGGGCCCACGGCGGCCCGGATGCGCTCCGGCCGGGCACCCAGCCGCACCATCGCCTCCACCGTGCGCACCCCGATGCGGCCAACGGTGCCGCGCCAGCCGGCATGGGCCGCACCCAGCACGCCGGCCTCCGGGTCTTCCAGCAGCAGCGGGTAGCAGTCGGCGGTCATGATGCTCAGCAGCACGCCGGGCCGGTCGGTGACGAGCGCGTCGCCGGTCTGCACGCCGGGCTGCGCCGTGCGCACCTCATCGCCGTGCACCTGATCCAGCCGGGCCACCTGCGGCAGCTGAAAGCCCAGGGCCGTCACCAGCCGCCGCCGGTTCTCGTGCACGGCCGCCGGATCGTCCTGCCGGTCGTCGAGGTTCAGGCCCGCGTAGGCGCCTGCCGAGACCCCGCCCCGCCGGGTGGTGAACCCGTGGGTGGCCCGCAGCAGGGGTGCCTGGATCGTCATAAGGTCTTCAGTATCCGGGTGCATGTATCACCGAATTCTGACGTTTGCGACGGCTCACCATGCCAACCCAGCCGACAAACCGCAGGGCCCCGGCTTGAGCCGAGTTCAGCCCCGCAGGCGGCCCGCCTGCTACATTCGGCGCATGATCGGCATTGATCTCAACGGCAAGACGGCCCTGGTGATGGGCGTGGCCAACGCGCGCAGCCTCGGCTGGGCCATCGCACAGAAACTGCTGGAGGCGGGCGCCCGGGTGGGCTTCAGCTACCAGGGCGAGCGCCTGAAGTCGGAGCTGGAGAAGCTGACCGGCGGCCACAGCGGCACCTGGATCCAGCAGGCGGACGCGACCAGCGAGGACGACCTGAGCGCCCTCTTCGCGAAGGTGAAAGAGGAGTTCGGGCAGCTGGACTACCTGGTGCACAGCATCGGCTTCGCGCCGCGCGAGGCGATGGAGGGCCGCTTCCTGGACACCACGCCTCAGGACTGGAACACCGCCATGTCGGTCAGCGCCTACACGCTGGTGAGCATTGCGCGCCATGCCGAGCCGCTGCTCCGCGAGGGCAGCAGCATCGTGAGCCTGACCTATCACGCCTCGCAGCAGGTGGTGCCCAAGTACAACGTAATGGGCGTGGCCAAGGCGGCGCTGGAGGCCAGCACCCGCTACCTCGCCAGTGAGCTCGGCGCGGCGGGCGTGCGCGTCAACTGCATCTCGGCCGGGCCGATGCGGACCATCGCCGCCCGCAGCATCCCCGGCTTCGGCAGCATGTACGACAAGGCCGCCGCCGCCGCCCCGCTGGGCCGCAACGCCACCGCCGAGGAGGTGGGCAAGCTGGCGCTGTTCCTGCTCAGCGACCTGGGCAGCGGCATCACCGGAGAAGTGGTGTACGTGGACGCCGGCGCGCACATCATGACCATGAAGCTGGACTGAGCCGGGGAACAGGTGCATGACCGCCCGCGCTGCGGTTGGTACGGTGTGAACCGATGAACGGCCCGGGACCGGAGCCCACGCTGCTGCTGCTCGGCCCGCCCGAGGTGGAGGCCGGGAGCGCCCGGTTCCCCCTGCCGGCCGAGGCCCCGCTGTGGCTGCTGACGCTGCTCGGCTGCCACGAGGAGCCGGTGACGCGCCCGGAACTGCTGGAGCTGCTGTATGCCCAGGTGGACGAGC encodes:
- the hemC gene encoding hydroxymethylbilane synthase, with protein sequence MRSITVGTRGSTLALAQTHWVVARLKEEWPDTDFRIQTISTKGDRSRESLSSLVEKGNKGLWVKEIEDALLNKRIDIAVHSLKDLPTSQPDELEVASIPKRVDARDVLVGREGMKRLAELPQGARIGTSSVRRRAFLQAFRPDLIVKDLRGNIDTRLAALGGDEYDAIILAAAGLIRTEQRHRIDEFIEPGILLPAPGQGALALETRSDDDLSVEVAYAIHDRTTDDRVTAEREFLAGLGAGCMAPVGAHATIKNGVLTLEGWVAALDGSRVLSGSTTGDASECADLGAELAEDMLKQGAAELVEAARV
- a CDS encoding acyl-CoA carboxylase subunit beta, with the protein product MPDHQANLNVELQELIAAMEQRRSKIEAGGGPARQQKQRDAGRLTARERLERLLDPGSFLEFGTFVEHDGTRLMTGVEAPGEGVVTGSGTIHGRQVYVFSQDFTVLGGSLGKRNAQKVVKIMDLAAKVGCPIIGLNDSAGARIQEGVDALSGYGEIFYRNAIYSGSVPQLSAILGPCAGGAVYSPALTDFILMSRGSSYMFITGPEVIKSVTREEVSFDALGGADVHTRKSGVAHLEFEGDEATLEGLRALLAYLPQNARERPPVRPTQDPPGRQNTELLEVVTPDQRRPYAMHRVIESVVDDGVFFEIQPDWARNILCGFAHLGGQVVGIVANNPRVMAGTLNIDASDKAARFIRTCDCYNIPILTLVDVTGFLPGVAQEHAGIIRHGAKMLYAYAEATVPKITLITRKSYGGAYLAMNSQDMGADVVYAWPTAAVAVMGAEGAANIVYRREIAGSDQPEQTRAEKIREYRETFDNPYVAASKGYIDDVIPIEETRARLIATFAMLERKQEQRPYKKHGNIPL
- a CDS encoding DUF418 domain-containing protein, producing the protein MISSAVRPTERHPLPDILRGLAILGILWVNMQDFAGYDEWRQHGADRVAQVVIDVLFNGRFISIFAMLFGAGVAALLARHDLALLLRRLLVLLALGSLHAVLLWHGDIIASYALLGLLLLVPLTLRLSSGRLTVLAAALGAYWLLARSLEALAVPALHRWTTVQRTADLQHYLPLVQQRASSYLSTFTDNLLYNAPWLLCLLLLGAAAQQAGVLQRPAEHRPLLRRLAWGGVALGVPLGLLLAWLNSLSTAQAGYWAVPVRMSGGLALGLGYVGLVGLAVAAGQAGGLRRFAAAGQLALTHYLTQSLLMTTLFYPYGLGLYARLGALPCLLIALALGAVQLWISAPLLRRFRRGPMEALLRRVVYGR
- a CDS encoding MliC family protein, producing the protein MTPLRSTRWPLLLSCVAALAAGAARADGGPPPSAAAPADPVIARATYRCQGGVQVQVEQRTGTARVTFAGRTRILRLVRDASGTHYQNAQFAWFSRGNTATMRRTQGGQPALSGCVLVP
- a CDS encoding type IV pilus twitching motility protein PilT — encoded protein: MQTATDITDILRLAAEKNASDVIVTAGLPPQFKIHGVYTGYDFAELSATDTRKLMYSMMNEKQQRSFEERRELDFSFALGERARFRVNTFMQRGSVGGVMRLIPTTIKSVGDLGLPPNVVEIANAPRGLVLVTGPTGSGKSTTLAAMIDYINQNKKMHIMTIEDPIEFMHPHKNSIVNQREVGSDTMDFQNALRAVLRQAPDVILVGEMRDYETIKAAVTAAETGHLVMGTLHTNSAPESIDRIVDVFPEEQQEQIRVQLANNLVAVMTQQLLPRMDGGRILAYELLIANPAVRALIREGKTYQITSVMQTGLREGMVTMDAYLAGLYRRRVISHDTGMERAVDSKEFARLANDPNASAQIPMSTNLSGQGGPDVSSVQPQGVGRPSTGLPASGATLSGMPAKPYGRG
- a CDS encoding MmcQ/YjbR family DNA-binding protein — protein: MQSVPELRQACAALRGSTETFPFGPDTLVWKVGGRIYALCGLQDDPLTLSVKGVPEQAEQLRAEHPAIAPGYHLNKRHWHTLTLDGSLPGPLVLELLQGSYALVVAGLPRAVRATLG